A genomic segment from Desulfurispirillum indicum S5 encodes:
- the nadB gene encoding L-aspartate oxidase produces the protein MEPFDFIVLGGGGAGLTAALTLAEEGCRVLVLNKSFHKETNTNYAQGGVAVVLDPSDSFKLHLEDTLNAGAHLNNRSAVEYLVRSGPGLIQKLIDWGACFDRDEATGGLLLTREAAHSLNRIIHANGDATGHEIQRAMTARAAAMDEITLWENARAMELLHHDNHVYGVRFIKDGKGYQATAKGVILATGGLGRIYGLTTNPDVAAGDGIILALQAGAHVADMEFVQFHPTALNIDGCPPFLLSESMRGEGGILLNHAGERFMERYNPMLELAPRDVVSRSIHFEMEKTGQKISLQVSHLGEEFVQKRFPTIYETCLQYGVDISREPVPVSPAAHYAMGGVLTDITARTHVSGLYAAGEVACAGVHGANRLASNSILEGLVFGQRAAISALEDSYSLQNPLRDFQEDHSPISDTFGSIPADLQKTMWKKAGIIRSRELLEEGMRTIAAMDTPYAMLGAAIMNGALRRRKNIGAHYRIDSLESASDSMQYQADLKTLKRFMDRYR, from the coding sequence ATGGAACCTTTCGATTTTATCGTCCTTGGCGGCGGTGGCGCCGGCCTGACTGCGGCCCTGACCCTGGCCGAGGAAGGCTGCCGGGTACTGGTTCTCAATAAATCATTCCACAAAGAGACAAATACCAACTACGCCCAGGGTGGCGTCGCCGTAGTGCTGGACCCCAGCGACAGTTTCAAACTTCACCTGGAGGACACCCTCAACGCAGGAGCCCACCTCAACAACCGCTCAGCCGTTGAGTACCTGGTACGCTCCGGACCTGGCCTCATCCAGAAACTCATCGACTGGGGCGCCTGTTTTGATCGCGACGAAGCCACCGGGGGCCTGCTGCTGACCCGCGAGGCGGCCCACAGCCTGAACCGCATCATCCATGCCAACGGTGACGCCACCGGCCATGAAATCCAGCGCGCCATGACCGCCCGCGCGGCCGCCATGGATGAAATAACCCTCTGGGAAAACGCCCGTGCCATGGAGTTGCTGCACCACGACAATCACGTCTACGGGGTGCGATTCATCAAGGATGGCAAAGGCTATCAGGCCACGGCCAAGGGCGTCATCCTGGCCACAGGTGGACTGGGCAGAATTTACGGACTGACCACCAATCCTGACGTGGCAGCGGGCGACGGCATCATCCTGGCCCTGCAGGCCGGTGCCCATGTGGCCGATATGGAGTTCGTGCAGTTCCACCCCACCGCCCTCAATATCGACGGCTGCCCACCCTTCCTGCTCTCGGAATCCATGCGTGGCGAAGGCGGCATCCTGCTCAACCACGCGGGAGAACGCTTCATGGAACGCTACAACCCCATGCTGGAGCTGGCACCCCGCGATGTGGTAAGCCGCTCCATCCATTTCGAAATGGAAAAGACCGGGCAGAAAATCTCCCTCCAGGTGAGCCACCTGGGTGAGGAATTTGTCCAGAAACGCTTTCCCACCATATACGAAACCTGCCTGCAGTATGGCGTGGACATCTCCCGCGAGCCCGTCCCCGTCTCCCCTGCCGCCCACTACGCCATGGGAGGGGTACTGACCGACATCACCGCCCGCACCCACGTATCCGGCCTCTACGCCGCAGGCGAAGTTGCCTGCGCTGGCGTTCACGGCGCCAACCGCCTGGCCTCCAACTCCATCCTCGAAGGGCTCGTCTTCGGCCAGCGCGCCGCCATCAGCGCCCTTGAAGACAGTTACAGCCTCCAAAACCCCCTCCGGGATTTCCAGGAAGACCACAGCCCCATCAGCGACACCTTCGGCAGTATCCCCGCAGACCTGCAGAAGACCATGTGGAAGAAAGCGGGTATCATCCGCTCCCGTGAACTGCTGGAAGAGGGCATGCGAACCATCGCCGCCATGGACACCCCCTACGCAATGCTCGGCGCAGCCATCATGAATGGGGCCCTGCGCCGGCGCAAGAACATCGGCGCCCACTATCGCATTGACTCCCTGGAGAGCGCCTCCGACAGCATGCAGTATCAGGCGGACCTGAAGACGCTGAAACGCTTTATGGACCGTTATCGCTGA
- a CDS encoding desulfoferrodoxin family protein, whose amino-acid sequence MNLRRRDFMKTLAASALATIAHPPALALANRTSVSLSAPDRALRGAAITITLHVTHRGNNFIHFTNWVLLKADDQEIARWEFSAFNRPPSENFTLETTLEVQQTVQLVAEGNCNLHGSDGKAFHTITVTDS is encoded by the coding sequence ATGAACCTCAGACGTCGCGATTTCATGAAAACCCTGGCGGCCTCTGCCCTGGCCACCATTGCCCACCCCCCTGCCCTGGCGCTGGCAAACCGCACCTCCGTCAGCCTGAGCGCCCCCGACCGTGCCCTCCGGGGCGCTGCCATCACCATCACACTGCACGTCACCCACCGGGGCAACAACTTTATCCACTTCACCAACTGGGTACTCCTGAAAGCCGATGACCAGGAAATCGCCCGCTGGGAATTCTCGGCCTTTAACCGGCCTCCCAGTGAAAACTTCACCCTGGAAACGACCCTGGAAGTGCAGCAGACCGTACAGCTCGTGGCAGAAGGCAACTGCAACCTCCACGGCAGCGACGGCAAAGCCTTTCACACCATTACCGTTACCGACTCCTGA